Proteins encoded by one window of Halomonas sp. SH5A2:
- a CDS encoding type I secretion system permease/ATPase: protein MRKRDAKTSAKRKSAEQLTQGFRGIFFFLFSMSGIINILALTGAFYMLQIYDRALTSGSISTLIAISVLALGLYCFQGMFDIIRTQILVRVGARLDKRVAPMAHRVAIDMPRFGFSTAESLERGRDVDTVRGFLGSQGPIALLDLPWMPLFLVFVYVLHPYLGALVFLGGFILAMLAIVTELLTAKLSSAMQQAVVTRNTIADSNARNAEILKAMGFAGRAVARFNRANDDHLELQTRTNDVSGTLGAVSRVLRMILQSAVLGLGALLTIQGELSAGAIIAASIASARALAPIDLAIGNWKSVVAARTAFGRLKETVVALAEADEPMELPSPSSSLKIENITVAAPDSGQVLLSEVSFELKAGQAVGIIGPSGGGKTTLLRALTGIWPVLRGSVRLDDAELSQWHDEALGQFIGYLPQEVALLNGTIEENISRFQETPDSQAVVAAAMAASVHEMIVRLPNGYRTQLGSLGASLSGGQRQRIGLARALFGNPFIVVLDEPNSNLDAEGEAALTAAIQGVRQRGGIAVLAAHRPSALAAVDLVGIIQNGRLAAFGPKDEIIGKSNVREVHPAKSPVKEASAGS from the coding sequence ATGCGCAAAAGAGACGCCAAGACGTCAGCAAAGCGCAAGAGCGCAGAACAGCTGACCCAAGGTTTTCGAGGGATCTTTTTCTTCCTGTTCAGCATGTCGGGGATCATCAACATCCTCGCACTGACAGGTGCCTTCTACATGTTGCAAATCTATGACCGAGCGTTGACCAGCGGGAGCATTTCGACGCTGATCGCCATCTCCGTTCTGGCGCTCGGCCTGTATTGCTTTCAGGGAATGTTCGACATCATCCGTACCCAAATTCTTGTTCGCGTCGGCGCGCGCCTCGACAAACGTGTCGCGCCGATGGCCCATCGGGTCGCTATCGACATGCCGCGCTTCGGGTTTTCGACCGCTGAATCACTGGAGCGTGGTCGTGACGTTGATACCGTGCGCGGCTTCCTGGGAAGCCAGGGGCCCATCGCACTGCTGGATCTTCCCTGGATGCCGCTGTTTTTGGTATTCGTCTATGTATTGCACCCCTACCTGGGTGCGCTGGTTTTTCTTGGTGGGTTCATCCTTGCCATGCTCGCGATCGTCACGGAGCTGCTGACCGCCAAGCTGAGCAGCGCCATGCAGCAGGCGGTTGTCACCCGCAACACCATCGCTGACTCGAATGCCCGAAATGCCGAAATCCTCAAGGCGATGGGCTTCGCCGGTCGTGCAGTGGCTCGCTTCAATCGCGCCAACGACGATCATCTGGAGTTGCAGACCCGTACGAACGATGTCAGCGGCACCCTCGGGGCGGTCTCACGCGTTTTGCGGATGATCCTGCAGTCAGCTGTCCTTGGCCTAGGTGCCTTGCTGACTATCCAGGGAGAGCTTAGCGCCGGTGCCATCATTGCCGCTTCCATCGCGTCTGCGCGGGCGCTCGCCCCCATCGATCTTGCGATCGGCAACTGGAAGAGCGTCGTCGCTGCGCGAACCGCGTTCGGACGACTCAAGGAAACGGTCGTGGCGTTGGCGGAGGCTGACGAACCGATGGAACTACCCAGCCCGAGTTCCTCCCTCAAAATCGAGAACATCACCGTCGCAGCACCCGATTCCGGACAAGTCCTGCTCAGCGAGGTGAGCTTCGAACTGAAGGCTGGTCAGGCGGTTGGGATCATCGGTCCTAGCGGTGGTGGCAAGACCACGTTGCTGCGCGCGTTGACAGGCATCTGGCCCGTACTTCGTGGCAGCGTGCGGCTCGATGATGCGGAGCTTTCGCAATGGCACGATGAAGCCCTCGGTCAGTTCATCGGCTATCTGCCCCAAGAGGTCGCGCTGCTTAATGGCACGATCGAAGAGAACATCTCGCGGTTTCAGGAAACACCGGATTCCCAGGCAGTCGTGGCGGCGGCGATGGCTGCGAGCGTCCACGAGATGATCGTGCGCTTGCCAAACGGCTATCGAACGCAGCTTGGCTCGCTTGGAGCGTCCCTGTCCGGCGGTCAGCGCCAGCGGATCGGACTCGCCCGTGCGCTTTTTGGCAATCCCTTCATCGTGGTTTTGGACGAACCCAATTCCAACCTCGACGCGGAAGGCGAAGCAGCGCTGACGGCGGCTATTCAAGGCGTGAGGCAGCGTGGGGGCATCGCCGTTTTAGCCGCTCACCGCCCAAGCGCTCTGGCGGCTGTTGATCTCGTGGGTATTATTCAGAATGGCCGGTTGGCCGCTTTTGGTCCGAAGGACGAAATCATCGGCAAGTCCAACGTGCGCGAAGTGCATCCTGCCAAGTCGCCTGTGAAGGAGGCATCTGCCGGATCATGA
- a CDS encoding calcium-binding protein: MINVKGTKNASPETDISQRYVQKSGDEISRTALVVGGLLTGIAAYLGSIFSWGREPESQSEEPVAIAAEAGSPEDMVDGTASQQKTPELPDAEPPGSAIAPVADAPRSTPLSYLGESEGTPLVAGTAVSNAGAERMDRVGGGVGMPPAGIASPAVNRAAPSLNDDLPMGGNVPTDGDGSSDDEGSTDDEGSTDGDPLDPGDDDDDDADTRADGNRAPRVSGPVYLLDVAPCVAFLIAFDDLLSNAEDPDGDVLSVQNLTVSSGTLTQAEGGWMFQSDSGPVTVIYEVTDGEHAVEAIARFSVVKPPVVIGTSANDMLLGSLCADEIDGAGGHDNIDGRAGDDVINGGAGDDHIVAGDGDDVVFGGDGNDIIFGGAGNDHLFGGTGDDRLFGDNGDDVIFGNAGADRLSGGDGDDLLLGGDGNDVIMDDTGRDTVFGGMGNDWVVAALDADDDVYDGGAGTDTLDYSHALERLVVDLVNGVASGVEIGHDAISGFENVLGGLGADQFILGSQAATLTGGRGDDVFAFASAGGERPNAVSHEIMDFGVGDRIRISEYDIFWIANDESDDYFEQTYHGNDDDDSPIRYRHDRDDGSEWTVIETGLEDDGMWATAVMLQGTHKLSWSIERDDGLEWLS, translated from the coding sequence ATGATTAACGTCAAAGGCACGAAAAACGCCTCACCGGAGACTGATATCTCGCAGCGCTACGTGCAGAAGAGCGGGGATGAGATTTCTCGGACGGCGCTGGTTGTCGGCGGTCTACTGACGGGGATCGCGGCTTACCTGGGCTCAATCTTTTCCTGGGGTCGCGAGCCCGAATCGCAGTCGGAGGAGCCGGTCGCTATTGCCGCGGAGGCCGGAAGTCCAGAGGACATGGTTGATGGAACCGCCTCTCAGCAAAAAACGCCTGAGTTGCCTGATGCCGAACCTCCCGGCTCCGCAATCGCTCCGGTCGCCGATGCGCCGAGATCGACCCCCCTTAGCTATCTAGGCGAAAGCGAAGGTACACCCTTAGTCGCCGGAACGGCAGTCAGCAATGCAGGTGCTGAAAGGATGGACCGAGTGGGCGGCGGCGTCGGCATGCCGCCTGCCGGTATTGCTAGCCCCGCCGTTAATCGCGCCGCTCCATCGCTAAACGACGACCTGCCCATGGGAGGCAATGTTCCCACGGATGGCGATGGTTCTTCAGACGACGAGGGTTCTACAGACGATGAGGGCTCTACCGATGGCGACCCACTCGACCCTGGAGATGACGACGATGATGATGCCGATACTCGCGCCGACGGCAACCGTGCGCCTCGCGTGTCAGGCCCTGTCTATCTGCTGGACGTGGCGCCTTGCGTGGCGTTCTTAATCGCCTTCGACGATCTTTTGAGCAACGCAGAGGATCCTGATGGCGATGTTCTCTCGGTTCAAAACCTGACGGTGTCCTCCGGTACGCTGACGCAAGCGGAAGGCGGTTGGATGTTCCAGAGCGACAGCGGGCCCGTGACCGTCATCTATGAGGTCACCGACGGCGAGCATGCCGTCGAGGCGATCGCCCGTTTCTCGGTCGTCAAGCCGCCAGTTGTTATAGGAACTTCCGCAAACGACATGCTTCTGGGCAGCCTGTGTGCTGATGAGATCGACGGCGCAGGAGGCCATGACAACATTGATGGTCGGGCCGGCGACGACGTCATAAACGGCGGTGCGGGAGACGACCACATCGTCGCTGGAGACGGTGACGATGTGGTATTCGGCGGCGATGGCAATGACATTATTTTCGGCGGCGCGGGCAACGATCATCTTTTCGGCGGTACCGGCGACGATAGGCTATTTGGCGATAATGGCGATGACGTGATCTTCGGCAACGCTGGCGCGGATCGACTGAGCGGAGGAGACGGCGACGATCTGCTGCTCGGGGGCGATGGTAACGATGTGATCATGGATGATACGGGTCGCGACACGGTTTTCGGCGGCATGGGAAACGACTGGGTCGTGGCAGCGCTCGACGCGGACGATGACGTGTACGACGGCGGCGCGGGCACGGACACCCTGGACTACAGCCACGCGTTGGAAAGGCTCGTGGTTGATCTCGTCAACGGCGTTGCCAGCGGCGTGGAAATCGGCCATGACGCCATCAGCGGGTTTGAGAATGTACTGGGAGGCCTGGGAGCCGATCAGTTCATCCTCGGAAGTCAAGCGGCCACGCTTACTGGCGGCAGGGGTGATGACGTCTTTGCGTTTGCCAGCGCCGGTGGTGAAAGACCGAACGCCGTTTCACACGAGATCATGGACTTTGGGGTCGGAGATCGTATCCGTATATCTGAATACGATATTTTCTGGATTGCCAACGACGAGTCAGATGATTATTTCGAACAAACCTACCACGGTAACGACGATGACGATTCGCCGATACGCTATCGCCACGATCGGGACGATGGGAGTGAGTGGACCGTGATCGAGACGGGGCTTGAGGACGATGGAATGTGGGCGACGGCCGTTATGCTGCAGGGAACACACAAGCTGTCATGGTCTATAGAGCGTGACGATGGCCTTGAGTGGCTATCATAG
- a CDS encoding HlyD family type I secretion periplasmic adaptor subunit, whose product MSTNNQSSGEGKPSPKPENAFRLGPRVFVGTALALFLLLGAGGWAASAQLRGAVIAQGSVTVDQDLKSIQHRDGGIVSEIAIREGDFVQAGDVLLRLQDTETKAELSIVRSKLAELAIRRARLLAERDGLAEIEFPADLDANDSPDVFLGETRLFDGNRTSLQSKKQQLELSVEQIADEIKGLEAQQQSKDDEFRLVATEYEANKGLVAKGVIARTHLVPIARDRAKLSGERGEIQASIARARTRMSEIRLQIIAIDDNARTEAQRELSDVEAEFSELRDRHIAIEDRLSRTDIRAPISGTVNELNIHTIGGVITPAEELVTIVPEEAKLKVEVKLAPVSIDQLWVGQPARLRFTAFNQRTTPELKGEIVYVSAATTRDDSTGETYYLGDVDVSAAELEKLGAITLLPGMPVEVFIMTEERTAMTYFIKPITDQFSRAFREE is encoded by the coding sequence ATGAGCACAAATAATCAATCCAGTGGCGAAGGCAAGCCTTCGCCGAAGCCAGAAAACGCTTTTCGACTCGGCCCGCGCGTCTTTGTTGGCACGGCGCTCGCCCTGTTTTTGTTGCTGGGAGCGGGCGGCTGGGCCGCGAGCGCTCAACTAAGAGGGGCTGTCATCGCACAAGGCTCCGTAACGGTAGATCAGGACTTGAAGTCGATACAGCATCGAGACGGCGGTATCGTCAGCGAGATAGCGATTAGGGAAGGGGACTTCGTTCAAGCGGGAGATGTGCTGCTTCGGCTCCAAGACACAGAAACGAAGGCGGAGCTTTCGATCGTGCGCTCTAAGCTCGCTGAATTGGCCATAAGAAGAGCACGGCTTCTCGCAGAACGAGATGGGCTTGCGGAAATCGAGTTCCCGGCCGATTTGGATGCCAATGACTCTCCGGATGTCTTCCTTGGTGAAACGCGCCTCTTCGATGGTAATCGCACAAGTCTCCAAAGCAAGAAGCAGCAGCTCGAACTCAGCGTCGAGCAAATTGCAGATGAGATAAAGGGGCTGGAAGCTCAGCAGCAATCGAAAGACGATGAATTCCGTCTAGTCGCAACCGAATACGAGGCGAATAAAGGCCTCGTTGCCAAAGGGGTGATTGCGCGAACACACCTTGTTCCAATCGCTCGTGACAGAGCAAAACTTTCAGGTGAACGCGGTGAGATCCAGGCTTCCATTGCCAGAGCAAGAACCCGCATGAGTGAAATTCGTCTCCAGATTATTGCGATCGACGACAATGCCCGCACCGAGGCCCAGCGAGAATTAAGCGACGTGGAGGCCGAATTTTCGGAACTGCGCGACCGGCACATAGCCATCGAAGATCGGCTATCGCGAACGGACATTCGCGCGCCGATTTCTGGAACCGTCAATGAACTGAACATCCATACAATAGGAGGTGTGATTACGCCGGCCGAAGAGCTTGTCACCATTGTGCCTGAAGAGGCCAAACTGAAGGTTGAGGTGAAACTTGCTCCGGTATCCATCGACCAGCTCTGGGTCGGACAGCCGGCCAGGCTGCGTTTCACTGCCTTCAACCAGAGAACGACCCCTGAGCTCAAAGGTGAGATCGTCTATGTCTCCGCAGCAACGACACGCGACGACTCGACGGGCGAGACCTACTACCTTGGCGATGTCGACGTGTCTGCAGCAGAGCTTGAGAAGCTTGGCGCCATCACGCTGCTGCCGGGGATGCCCGTCGAAGTCTTCATCATGACCGAGGAGCGCACCGCAATGACGTATTTTATTAAGCCGATCACCGACCAGTTCAGCAGGGCCTTCCGTGAAGAGTAA
- the cmoB gene encoding tRNA 5-methoxyuridine(34)/uridine 5-oxyacetic acid(34) synthase CmoB, whose translation MSHPHGELYHTFIDQGLDTWLARLPEQLARGLDRNRHGDLPAWEKAVAKLPALPSERRVDLTSDTVTVDIELTDSQQRQCFNLLKKLAPWRKGPFRLGDIEIDTEWRSDWKWQRVAPHLAPLKYRKVLDVGGGSGYHAWRMAGEGAAFVLVIDPSPRFYWQFQALRHFIGDADGHRTQFLPAGIEDVPDNLGFFDTVFSMGVLYHRVSPFEHLQQLKGALTPSGELVLETLVVKGDEQTVLVPGERYAAMPNVYFIPSSKALCHWLERCGFTNVRVVDEAVTTLDEQRSTEWMTYQSLADFLDPDDRTRTIEGYPAPRRAVILANKGD comes from the coding sequence ATGTCCCACCCCCACGGCGAGCTTTACCACACCTTTATCGATCAGGGCCTGGACACTTGGCTGGCACGCCTGCCCGAGCAACTGGCGCGCGGCCTTGACCGTAACCGCCACGGCGACTTACCTGCCTGGGAAAAAGCCGTGGCCAAACTGCCCGCGCTGCCAAGCGAGCGACGTGTCGACCTGACAAGCGATACCGTGACTGTCGATATTGAATTGACCGATAGCCAGCAGCGCCAGTGCTTCAATCTGCTTAAAAAGCTCGCTCCCTGGCGCAAAGGGCCTTTCCGGCTGGGCGACATTGAGATCGACACCGAGTGGCGCTCCGACTGGAAATGGCAAAGAGTCGCGCCGCATCTCGCGCCGCTAAAATACCGCAAAGTCCTCGACGTGGGTGGCGGTAGCGGCTATCACGCCTGGCGCATGGCCGGGGAAGGCGCCGCCTTTGTGCTGGTCATTGATCCGTCACCGCGCTTTTACTGGCAGTTTCAGGCGCTTCGCCACTTTATCGGTGATGCCGATGGCCATCGAACGCAGTTTCTGCCGGCAGGTATCGAAGACGTGCCGGATAATCTGGGCTTCTTCGATACGGTATTTTCCATGGGCGTGCTATACCACCGCGTTTCACCGTTTGAACATCTTCAACAGCTAAAGGGCGCCCTGACCCCCAGCGGTGAACTGGTGCTGGAAACCCTGGTGGTCAAAGGCGATGAGCAGACGGTACTGGTACCCGGCGAGCGCTACGCCGCCATGCCCAATGTCTACTTCATCCCTTCTTCAAAAGCGCTCTGCCACTGGCTTGAGCGCTGTGGCTTTACCAACGTGCGAGTCGTCGATGAAGCGGTCACCACGCTTGACGAGCAGCGCTCCACCGAGTGGATGACGTACCAGTCGCTCGCGGATTTTCTTGATCCCGATGACCGCACCCGCACCATTGAAGGCTACCCCGCCCCACGCCGGGCGGTGATTCTGGCGAATAAAGGCGATTAA
- a CDS encoding phospholipase D-like domain-containing protein, producing the protein MSIWVVLTAGALALYLVTVWWHSRKRLPSGLGIEGQWRTPVAPQLLLDETFVDADDQRHCRQQIFDEMLRLIGQAEKLVVLDIFQFNDPADDRHDCYRQISVALRDALLARKHQRPDIEMVVITDPINAVYGGRELSHHRQFEAAGIRVATTDLTIGRDPNPSWTSLWRLCFRWLRHSPRGGWLPNPIGPGKVGLRSYLTLLNLNANHRKTLVVDEGDRWTAVVSTANTDDGSSDYRDIALRVSGDTALDLLASEREIAAHSGVPLDHAQPTIAANNTSGDTPRLRLLSEGAIKGALLAIIDDARADERLDIEVLYLSHRRVIAAVVKAAARGVEVRVLLDPNHHAFGVSGSGIPNRQAANDLVNADIQLRWSDTHGEQAHSKLLLRHAGTRPAHLLLGSANYTRRSLDDLNFEANLEWVADSDDPIIKQARAAFERHWHNTDGEHYSTGPETYLDASRRRYWQYRLMEASGWCTF; encoded by the coding sequence ATGAGTATCTGGGTCGTCCTGACCGCTGGCGCACTGGCCCTCTACCTAGTCACGGTTTGGTGGCACTCGCGCAAGCGGTTACCCTCCGGCCTTGGCATCGAAGGCCAGTGGCGGACGCCTGTTGCACCGCAGTTGCTCCTCGACGAGACCTTTGTCGATGCCGACGACCAACGCCACTGCCGGCAGCAGATTTTCGACGAGATGTTGCGTCTGATCGGCCAGGCCGAAAAGCTGGTAGTACTGGATATATTCCAGTTCAACGACCCCGCCGACGACCGCCACGATTGTTATCGCCAGATATCGGTGGCACTGCGCGACGCCCTCCTGGCCCGCAAGCACCAGCGCCCTGATATCGAAATGGTGGTAATCACCGATCCCATCAACGCTGTCTACGGCGGGCGCGAGCTGAGCCACCATCGACAGTTTGAAGCGGCTGGCATCCGCGTCGCCACCACCGACCTGACGATCGGACGTGACCCTAACCCCAGTTGGACCTCGCTATGGCGACTGTGCTTTCGCTGGCTGCGCCACTCGCCCCGCGGCGGCTGGCTACCTAACCCTATCGGTCCGGGCAAAGTAGGTCTTCGCAGCTACCTGACCCTGCTTAACCTCAACGCCAACCACCGCAAGACCCTGGTAGTGGACGAAGGCGATCGCTGGACTGCCGTCGTCAGTACAGCCAACACCGACGATGGCAGCAGCGACTACCGTGACATCGCGCTGCGCGTCTCCGGCGATACCGCCCTCGACCTGCTCGCCTCCGAACGCGAGATTGCCGCCCACAGCGGCGTCCCCCTCGACCACGCCCAGCCGACGATAGCCGCTAACAACACAAGTGGCGACACCCCGCGCTTGCGGCTGCTTAGCGAAGGCGCCATCAAAGGTGCCCTGCTGGCGATCATTGATGACGCCCGCGCCGACGAACGGCTCGATATCGAGGTACTCTACCTCTCCCACCGCAGGGTGATCGCCGCAGTGGTCAAAGCCGCAGCAAGAGGAGTTGAGGTACGCGTGCTGCTCGACCCCAACCACCATGCCTTCGGTGTCTCCGGCAGCGGCATTCCCAATCGCCAGGCGGCCAACGACCTGGTCAACGCCGACATCCAACTGCGCTGGAGTGATACCCACGGCGAACAGGCCCATAGCAAATTACTGCTGCGCCATGCTGGCACGCGCCCCGCGCATCTGCTGCTAGGCTCGGCCAACTATACCCGACGCAGCCTCGACGACCTCAACTTCGAGGCCAATCTCGAGTGGGTCGCCGACAGCGATGACCCCATCATTAAACAGGCCCGAGCAGCCTTCGAGCGCCACTGGCACAATACCGACGGCGAACACTACAGTACCGGCCCCGAGACATACCTCGACGCCTCTCGTCGCCGCTACTGGCAGTATCGACTGATGGAAGCCAGTGGCTGGTGCACTTTCTAA
- the cmoA gene encoding carboxy-S-adenosyl-L-methionine synthase CmoA has product MSDASYRDAIFSTPLDKVARFSFDEQVVACFPDMIRRSVPGYGQILGMLSLIAQRHLRHGAHVYDLGCSLGASGLALAGALPADAFRYTGVDLSPAMAEQARQTFLDECPDHAMRVEEADIRSLEYAPSGMIILNFTLQFLPPGDRDALLKRLFDALEPGGVLILSEKTVDADERDNAWRVERYHDFKRANGYSELEISQKRTALENVLVPDTLEVLHDRLKQAGFPRSMTWFQYLNFASLIAFKP; this is encoded by the coding sequence ATGAGTGATGCATCTTACCGTGACGCTATCTTTTCGACACCCTTAGATAAGGTGGCAAGGTTCTCCTTTGACGAACAGGTGGTCGCGTGCTTTCCCGATATGATCCGCCGTTCGGTACCCGGCTACGGGCAGATCCTGGGCATGCTGAGCTTGATCGCCCAGCGCCATCTACGCCACGGCGCCCATGTCTACGATTTGGGCTGTTCGCTGGGCGCTTCAGGGCTGGCCCTGGCCGGTGCGTTGCCCGCCGATGCCTTTCGCTATACCGGGGTGGACCTGTCACCGGCCATGGCCGAACAGGCACGGCAAACCTTTTTGGACGAATGCCCCGACCACGCCATGCGGGTGGAAGAAGCCGACATCCGTTCGCTTGAGTATGCCCCTTCGGGGATGATCATTCTCAACTTCACCCTGCAGTTTTTGCCGCCTGGCGACCGCGATGCGCTTTTGAAGCGGCTGTTTGATGCGCTTGAGCCAGGAGGCGTGCTGATTCTTTCCGAGAAAACCGTCGACGCCGACGAGCGGGACAACGCCTGGCGGGTCGAGCGTTACCACGATTTCAAGCGCGCCAACGGTTACAGCGAGTTGGAAATCAGCCAGAAGCGCACGGCGCTTGAGAACGTACTGGTCCCCGACACCCTTGAAGTTCTTCACGACCGCCTGAAGCAAGCGGGTTTTCCGCGCTCGATGACCTGGTTCCAGTATTTGAACTTCGCCTCGCTGATCGCCTTCAAGCCATGA
- the pgi gene encoding glucose-6-phosphate isomerase — MAASSRTTPDSLPAWQTLKQHAQALEHVHLKNLFGNDPGRWTHFTRQVAGLTLDLSKQRWDDDTLEHLLALADEAGVPGAIEALLSGKRVNVSENRPALHTALRLPPGTSLNVEGEDVAAAVHESLTQMERLVDRLHAGQWRGATGKPIRHVVNLGVGGSDLGPLMVTHALADYRPDDIHPVEVHFASTMDGSQLADYLTRFNPETTLFVLSSKSFTTIDTLSNANTARDWLIGRLSKHGELPSANPVSEELIIRQHFIGVSASPDKMSEWGITPDHQLMFWEWVGGRYSLWGTIGLPIALVVGMENFRELLAGAHAMDRHFQDAPLAENLPVLLGLAGIWNVNFLDIRAHSILPYDGRLEYFAAYLEQLEMESNGKSVTSQGQAVNYSTCPVLWGQLGPNAQHAFYQLLHQGTQSVVCDFIAPLKRYDEVEDPDTRRHLKSQHRLALANCFAQSRVLMLGDDAIDDDGPRPAHKRYRGNQPSTTVLLDKLTPATLGSLIALYEHKVFVQAVIWDINPFDQWGVELGKQIATDTRKIIDHQGDLSRMDASSRGLIEAFWAAEQE; from the coding sequence ATGGCTGCATCATCACGCACAACCCCTGATTCGCTACCCGCATGGCAAACGCTCAAGCAGCACGCCCAGGCGCTGGAGCATGTCCATCTGAAAAACCTGTTTGGCAACGACCCAGGCCGCTGGACACACTTTACCCGCCAGGTGGCCGGCTTGACCCTGGATCTCTCCAAGCAGCGCTGGGACGACGATACCCTTGAGCATCTGCTGGCGCTAGCGGATGAGGCAGGGGTGCCGGGGGCGATCGAGGCGCTGCTGAGTGGCAAGCGGGTCAACGTCAGCGAAAACCGCCCGGCCTTGCACACGGCCCTGAGGTTGCCGCCGGGGACGAGCTTGAACGTGGAAGGGGAAGACGTGGCGGCGGCGGTACATGAAAGCCTGACCCAAATGGAACGCTTGGTAGATCGTTTGCATGCGGGCCAGTGGCGCGGCGCCACCGGCAAACCGATTCGCCATGTGGTAAACCTGGGCGTCGGCGGTTCGGATCTTGGTCCACTGATGGTCACTCACGCGCTGGCCGACTACCGACCTGACGATATTCATCCAGTGGAGGTTCATTTTGCCTCGACCATGGATGGCTCGCAGCTTGCCGATTACCTGACGCGCTTTAACCCCGAAACCACGTTGTTTGTGCTGTCGTCAAAGTCGTTTACCACCATCGATACGCTGTCCAACGCCAATACCGCACGCGATTGGTTGATAGGGCGGCTGTCGAAGCACGGTGAGCTACCCAGCGCCAACCCGGTCAGTGAAGAGCTGATCATTCGCCAGCACTTTATCGGTGTGTCGGCAAGCCCCGATAAAATGAGCGAATGGGGCATCACCCCCGACCATCAGCTGATGTTCTGGGAGTGGGTCGGCGGGCGCTATTCGCTGTGGGGCACCATTGGCTTGCCGATTGCGCTGGTGGTGGGCATGGAGAATTTCCGCGAGCTGTTAGCCGGCGCCCACGCCATGGACCGCCACTTTCAGGATGCGCCCCTGGCTGAAAATTTGCCGGTGCTGCTCGGGCTGGCGGGTATCTGGAACGTCAATTTTCTCGATATTCGTGCCCACTCGATTTTGCCGTATGACGGTCGCCTGGAGTATTTTGCTGCCTACCTTGAACAGTTGGAGATGGAGTCCAACGGCAAGTCGGTGACCAGTCAGGGTCAGGCGGTCAATTATTCCACCTGCCCGGTGCTTTGGGGGCAACTGGGGCCTAATGCCCAGCATGCGTTCTATCAATTGCTCCACCAGGGGACCCAATCGGTTGTATGCGACTTTATCGCGCCGCTCAAGCGTTACGATGAGGTGGAAGACCCGGATACCCGCCGCCACCTGAAATCCCAGCACCGGCTGGCGTTGGCCAATTGCTTTGCCCAATCGCGGGTGCTGATGCTCGGCGACGACGCCATTGATGACGATGGCCCGCGCCCGGCGCATAAGCGCTACCGGGGCAATCAGCCGTCTACCACGGTGCTGCTGGATAAGCTGACGCCGGCAACGCTGGGTTCCCTGATTGCGCTCTATGAGCATAAGGTGTTTGTCCAGGCGGTGATCTGGGATATCAATCCGTTTGACCAGTGGGGCGTTGAGCTAGGCAAACAGATTGCCACCGATACCCGGAAAATTATCGATCACCAGGGCGACCTGTCGCGGATGGATGCGTCCAGCCGCGGCTTGATTGAAGCCTTTTGGGCGGCTGAGCAGGAGTAA